From Aquificota bacterium, one genomic window encodes:
- a CDS encoding HIT domain-containing protein, with product MKLLWAPWRGQYVEKVDQQSGCFLCEAISQPEEKLRDYLVLHKGKRAFVIFNKYPYNPGHLMVSPIDHIGDYLLLDKETAEEIHTLTKVCIQVIREVMKAHGINIGYNLGRAAGAGLESHIHLHIVPRWFGDTNFMNTLADVKVISQNLYDLYDRMKPVFEKFLHAT from the coding sequence ATGAAATTGCTTTGGGCTCCTTGGAGAGGCCAATATGTGGAAAAGGTGGACCAGCAAAGCGGTTGTTTTCTTTGCGAAGCCATATCTCAACCAGAAGAAAAGTTAAGGGATTATTTAGTACTTCATAAGGGCAAAAGGGCCTTTGTCATATTTAACAAGTACCCTTATAACCCAGGTCATCTTATGGTATCACCCATAGACCATATAGGCGATTACCTCTTACTTGACAAGGAAACGGCCGAAGAAATCCACACACTTACCAAAGTATGCATACAGGTTATAAGGGAGGTTATGAAGGCACACGGTATAAACATAGGATATAACTTAGGAAGGGCTGCGGGCGCGGGCCTTGAAAGCCATATTCACCTTCATATTGTCCCACGATGGTTTGGAGATACAAACTTTATGAACACCCTGGCGGATGTAAAGGTAATATCTCAAAACCTATACGACCTGTATGACAGAATGAAGCCGGTTTTTGAGAAGTTCCTTCATGCTACTTGA
- a CDS encoding ABC transporter ATP-binding protein, with protein MLLEVKDLNLWYGSKHVLKGVSFELKEGEVLCLVGESGSGKSSILHAILGLLPEGTRLTGSIRFKGRELLGLSQKEYRKIRGRHISIVFQEPSAYLDPLFKIGTQIEEAYRAHFDEGNAKEVALQALRKAGIQDAERVYNSYSHHLSGGLRQRVCIAIATVCNPEVILADEPTTALDVSVQSRILKLFRDMKEEGKSVILVTHDFGVVAEVADRVIVLKDGTIVEEGEVLNIFDNPQHPYTQELLKAI; from the coding sequence ATGCTACTTGAAGTAAAGGACCTAAACCTTTGGTATGGAAGTAAGCATGTTTTGAAGGGTGTAAGCTTTGAACTTAAAGAGGGGGAGGTGTTGTGCTTGGTGGGGGAGTCTGGTTCTGGTAAAAGCTCCATATTACATGCCATACTGGGCTTGTTGCCAGAAGGGACAAGATTAACTGGGTCTATAAGGTTTAAAGGCAGGGAGCTTTTGGGTCTTTCACAGAAGGAATACAGAAAGATAAGGGGAAGGCACATATCCATAGTCTTTCAGGAGCCTTCAGCCTACCTTGACCCTCTGTTTAAAATAGGCACTCAAATAGAAGAGGCTTATAGAGCGCATTTTGATGAAGGCAATGCAAAAGAGGTGGCCTTACAGGCCCTAAGAAAGGCAGGAATTCAAGATGCGGAGAGGGTCTATAACAGCTACAGCCACCACCTTTCGGGAGGTTTAAGGCAGAGAGTATGCATTGCCATAGCTACCGTGTGTAATCCGGAGGTCATTTTGGCCGATGAGCCAACCACGGCCCTTGATGTATCTGTGCAGAGTAGAATACTAAAGCTCTTTAGAGATATGAAGGAGGAAGGTAAAAGTGTTATCCTTGTCACTCATGACTTTGGAGTGGTGGCGGAGGTGGCAGACAGGGTTATAGTGCTAAAGGATGGCACGATTGTGGAGGAAGGTGAAGTTTTAAATATTTTTGATAACCCACAACACCCTTACACCCAAGAGCTACTCAAGGCTATTTAG
- a CDS encoding flagellar biosynthesis anti-sigma factor FlgM, which produces MIDRVELQRILGYIVEVEEKKKSKVQRREEDEGVKVELSEELKNSQKVDYEDIEKKVESIKEQLQKGTYEVSPEKILTGLEKYLFSK; this is translated from the coding sequence ATGATTGATAGGGTGGAGCTTCAAAGGATTTTAGGATATATAGTAGAAGTTGAGGAGAAGAAGAAAAGTAAAGTTCAAAGAAGGGAAGAGGATGAAGGTGTAAAGGTAGAGCTTTCTGAGGAGCTTAAAAACTCCCAAAAGGTGGATTATGAAGACATAGAGAAAAAGGTGGAAAGTATAAAGGAACAGTTGCAAAAAGGCACTTATGAAGTCTCTCCGGAGAAGATCCTTACAGGGCTTGAGAAATATCTTTTTTCTAAATAG
- a CDS encoding S-adenosyl-l-methionine hydroxide adenosyltransferase family protein, with protein MSSLIAILTDFGTRDGFVGAMKGVILSINPHAKIVDISHEVEAFNILHGALILKAHFSYFPKGTIFLCVVDPGVGSERLPIVVKTKDYLFVGPYNGLFDLALKSMEEKVEAYKIERYTLPQISQTFHGRDIFAPVAAYLSKGIDPKEVGSPIEYRFSLDWEEAKVEEGFIKGKVIYFDRFGNCITNIPCGPYVESVFRGNVLKVVSHYLEAEKAVPALICGSFGLMELFLPTDSAKDRLKVHLGEEVWVR; from the coding sequence ATGAGTTCTCTTATTGCAATTCTTACAGACTTTGGCACAAGGGATGGCTTTGTGGGGGCCATGAAAGGTGTTATCCTCAGCATTAACCCCCATGCAAAGATAGTGGATATAAGCCACGAGGTAGAAGCTTTCAATATACTGCATGGAGCGCTTATCTTAAAAGCTCATTTCTCTTACTTTCCAAAGGGAACCATCTTTTTATGCGTGGTGGACCCGGGAGTTGGTTCAGAAAGGCTTCCCATAGTTGTAAAGACTAAGGATTACCTCTTTGTAGGTCCATACAACGGCCTTTTTGACTTGGCCCTCAAAAGTATGGAAGAAAAGGTAGAAGCTTACAAGATTGAAAGGTATACCCTTCCACAGATAAGCCAAACCTTTCATGGAAGGGATATTTTTGCTCCGGTGGCAGCCTACCTTAGCAAAGGTATAGACCCCAAGGAGGTGGGAAGTCCCATAGAGTATAGGTTTAGCCTTGATTGGGAGGAGGCAAAGGTGGAGGAGGGTTTTATAAAGGGAAAGGTTATATACTTTGACCGGTTTGGTAATTGTATAACCAACATACCTTGCGGTCCTTATGTAGAAAGTGTTTTTAGAGGCAATGTTTTAAAGGTGGTGTCCCACTACCTTGAAGCAGAAAAAGCTGTGCCAGCTTTAATCTGTGGTAGCTTTGGCCTTATGGAGCTTTTTTTACCTACGGATAGTGCAAAGGATAGGCTAAAGGTACATCTGGGAGAGGAAGTGTGGGTAAGGTAG
- a CDS encoding DUF2892 domain-containing protein yields the protein MEKNMATWDRAIRIVLGIIFLYLAITKGGAWWILGILGIVFIGTSAIGFCPLYKVVGIKTG from the coding sequence ATGGAAAAGAACATGGCAACTTGGGACAGGGCTATTAGGATAGTGCTGGGGATAATATTCCTCTATCTTGCCATCACAAAAGGCGGTGCCTGGTGGATATTGGGCATTTTGGGCATAGTGTTTATAGGAACTTCTGCCATAGGCTTTTGTCCCCTTTATAAGGTGGTGGGAATAAAAACGGGTTGA
- the ruvX gene encoding Holliday junction resolvase RuvX: protein MKVLAIDYGRRRIGLALGDTSLRIAVPIGSIENNGRVFEEVSKRIREQGISLVLLGLPLTPSGKEGERVREVKNFLEELKSHIPEGVEIILWDERYTTKEAYSIMEGLSWKKKKELKDSISAYAILLEYLESL, encoded by the coding sequence TTGAAGGTTCTTGCCATTGATTATGGTAGGAGGCGCATAGGCTTAGCCCTTGGGGACACAAGTTTAAGAATAGCCGTACCTATTGGTAGTATTGAAAACAATGGGAGGGTTTTTGAAGAGGTCTCCAAGAGGATAAGAGAACAAGGTATATCCTTGGTCCTCTTGGGCTTGCCTTTAACACCTTCGGGAAAGGAGGGAGAAAGGGTAAGGGAGGTAAAAAACTTTCTTGAAGAATTAAAAAGCCATATACCAGAGGGAGTGGAGATAATATTATGGGATGAACGGTATACTACAAAAGAGGCATACAGTATAATGGAGGGCTTAAGCTGGAAAAAGAAAAAGGAGCTTAAGGATAGTATTTCCGCCTATGCTATACTTTTAGAGTACTTAGAAAGCCTATGA
- the mltG gene encoding endolytic transglycosylase MltG, producing MKYIKFLLPIILLVLFVVYSLLPVRVDKKTVEIAYGTSTFEMALLLYKEGILRNPLSFLFLHSVEKKKLEAGEYEFDGLVFPWDVYDKISKGLKKLYRITIPEGSDLYDIAKILEENLICSSKDFLKYALSEEAARKYGLKTPTMEGFLFPDTYFFSKNTHPMKVIDIMHVNFLKKTQELRKKLPEKNLTLEEWVTIASMIEKETAKPEEKPLVSAVIYNRIKKGMKLQIDPTVIYALKRRGLWKGKLTLEHLRIDDPYNTYYYFGLPPSPICNPGLESLKYALEPAPVDYLYFVADGSGGHYFSKNFSDHSRKVREYRSIRSLR from the coding sequence ATGAAGTACATCAAGTTTTTGCTTCCAATAATACTTTTGGTTTTGTTTGTTGTTTATTCCCTTTTGCCGGTTAGAGTGGATAAAAAAACTGTGGAAATAGCTTATGGAACTTCAACCTTTGAAATGGCTTTACTTTTATATAAAGAAGGCATATTAAGAAACCCTTTATCCTTCCTCTTCCTTCATAGTGTAGAAAAGAAAAAGCTGGAAGCGGGTGAGTATGAGTTTGATGGCCTTGTTTTCCCGTGGGATGTGTATGATAAAATAAGCAAAGGCCTAAAAAAGCTGTATAGGATAACCATACCCGAAGGGTCCGACCTGTATGATATTGCAAAAATCCTTGAAGAAAACCTTATATGCTCCTCTAAGGATTTCTTGAAATACGCTCTGTCTGAAGAGGCTGCCAGAAAATATGGACTAAAAACCCCCACTATGGAAGGCTTTTTATTCCCAGATACATATTTTTTCTCAAAGAATACCCATCCCATGAAGGTTATTGACATTATGCACGTCAATTTTTTAAAGAAAACACAGGAATTAAGAAAAAAGTTACCAGAAAAGAACCTTACCCTTGAAGAATGGGTAACAATAGCCTCCATGATAGAAAAGGAAACGGCAAAGCCTGAGGAAAAACCTTTGGTATCCGCCGTAATATACAACCGAATAAAAAAAGGGATGAAACTCCAGATAGACCCAACCGTTATATATGCGTTAAAAAGAAGAGGCTTGTGGAAGGGTAAGCTCACCTTAGAACACTTAAGGATAGATGACCCTTATAATACTTACTACTACTTTGGACTTCCACCCTCCCCCATATGCAACCCTGGGCTTGAATCCTTAAAGTATGCTCTTGAACCAGCACCGGTGGACTATCTTTACTTTGTGGCCGATGGGTCTGGAGGGCATTATTTTAGTAAGAATTTTTCCGACCATAGTAGAAAAGTAAGGGAATATAGAAGCATAAGGAGCTTAAGGTGA
- a CDS encoding archaemetzincin family Zn-dependent metalloprotease has product MYIYMAGFSVEKRLLLATAKNVKEVFGFDVRFSHIALPPTLGYNPARKQYKAQALLEYLSKVYYPDMLKLIALFPFDLYEEGLNFVFGLAQLGGRYALVSTYRLFDKREELYFNRVFKEVNHELGHTFGLMHCKTPGCVMNFSNSLWEVDAKSRFFCGNCIKILPKP; this is encoded by the coding sequence ATGTATATATATATGGCGGGCTTTTCGGTGGAAAAACGCCTGCTTTTGGCAACAGCCAAGAATGTAAAGGAGGTTTTTGGCTTTGATGTAAGGTTTTCCCATATAGCCTTACCTCCCACTTTGGGCTACAACCCTGCGAGAAAGCAATACAAGGCTCAAGCACTTTTAGAATACCTTTCTAAGGTTTACTATCCTGACATGCTAAAATTGATAGCCCTTTTCCCTTTTGACCTTTATGAGGAGGGGCTTAACTTTGTTTTTGGGCTTGCCCAGCTTGGTGGAAGGTATGCCTTGGTTAGCACATACAGGCTTTTTGACAAGAGAGAAGAATTATACTTTAACAGGGTCTTTAAGGAGGTAAACCATGAACTTGGCCACACCTTTGGGCTTATGCATTGCAAAACTCCCGGTTGTGTTATGAACTTTTCCAACAGCCTTTGGGAAGTGGACGCCAAGAGTAGGTTTTTCTGTGGGAATTGTATTAAAATATTACCAAAACCTTAA
- the atpA gene encoding F0F1 ATP synthase subunit alpha, translating to MATITYEEALQLLKEQIKDFEASAKMEEVGVVYYVGDGVARAYGLDNVMANELVEFEGGTMGLAFNLEEDNVGIIILGSESGIREGSIVRRTGRILDAPVGEGLIGRVIDPLGNPLDGKGPIKYEYRSPVEKIAPGVVKRKSVHEPLQTGIKAIDAMIPIGRGQRELIIGDRSTGRTTICIDTILNQKDTDVYCIYVAIGQKRSTIARIIELLERHGAMEYTCVVVASATDPASLQYLAPFVGCTIGEYFRDNGKHALIIYDDLSKHAEAYRQLSLLMRRPPGREAYPGDVFYLHSRLLERAAKLNDELGAGSLTALPVIETKAGDVAAYIPTNVISITDGQIYLEPDLFNKGIRPAINVGLSVSRVGGAAQIKAMKQVAGTLRLDLAQFRELEAFVQFASELDKATQQTINRGLRLVELLKQEPYNPIPVEKQIVAIYAGTNGYLDDLPVESVRKFEKELYAYLDRERPDILKEIKEKKALDDQLKAKIDQALKDFKSKFIP from the coding sequence ATGGCAACCATAACTTACGAGGAGGCCTTACAACTTCTGAAAGAGCAAATAAAGGACTTTGAAGCCTCTGCAAAGATGGAAGAGGTGGGAGTTGTTTATTATGTAGGTGATGGTGTGGCAAGGGCTTACGGTCTTGATAATGTGATGGCAAACGAGCTTGTGGAGTTTGAAGGTGGAACCATGGGCCTTGCCTTTAACCTTGAAGAGGACAATGTGGGTATTATAATCCTTGGTAGCGAAAGCGGAATAAGAGAAGGCTCCATAGTAAGAAGAACTGGAAGAATATTGGACGCACCAGTGGGTGAAGGCCTCATAGGTAGGGTTATAGACCCCCTTGGAAACCCCCTTGATGGAAAGGGCCCCATAAAGTATGAATACAGGTCCCCTGTGGAAAAGATAGCGCCCGGCGTTGTAAAGAGGAAGTCTGTGCATGAACCATTACAAACGGGTATAAAGGCTATAGACGCCATGATCCCCATAGGTAGGGGTCAGCGTGAGCTTATAATAGGTGATAGGTCCACGGGAAGGACTACCATATGTATAGACACCATACTAAACCAAAAAGATACAGACGTTTATTGCATATACGTAGCAATAGGTCAAAAGAGGTCTACAATAGCAAGGATAATAGAGCTTCTTGAAAGACACGGTGCTATGGAATACACTTGCGTTGTGGTAGCTTCCGCCACAGACCCTGCATCCTTGCAATACCTTGCACCCTTTGTGGGATGCACCATAGGCGAATACTTCAGAGACAATGGCAAACATGCACTAATTATCTACGATGACCTTTCCAAGCATGCAGAAGCTTACAGACAGCTCTCCTTGCTTATGAGAAGGCCGCCGGGTAGAGAAGCTTACCCAGGGGACGTTTTCTACCTTCACTCCAGGCTATTGGAGCGTGCAGCAAAGCTAAACGATGAGCTTGGTGCTGGATCTCTTACAGCTCTACCTGTTATAGAAACAAAGGCTGGAGACGTGGCAGCTTACATTCCTACAAACGTTATATCTATCACAGATGGTCAGATATACCTTGAACCAGACCTATTTAACAAAGGCATAAGGCCCGCCATAAACGTAGGTCTTTCCGTTTCAAGGGTGGGTGGTGCAGCCCAGATAAAGGCTATGAAGCAAGTGGCTGGAACCCTAAGGCTTGACCTTGCCCAGTTTAGAGAGCTTGAGGCCTTTGTGCAGTTTGCCTCTGAGTTGGATAAGGCCACACAACAAACTATAAACAGAGGTCTAAGGCTTGTAGAACTTTTAAAGCAAGAGCCTTACAATCCTATACCAGTGGAAAAGCAAATAGTAGCCATATATGCGGGAACAAACGGATACCTTGATGACCTGCCCGTAGAATCTGTGAGGAAGTTTGAAAAGGAGCTTTACGCTTACCTTGATAGAGAAAGGCCCGATATTCTCAAAGAGATAAAGGAAAAGAAGGCTCTTGATGACCAGCTCAAAGCTAAGATTGACCAAGCTTTAAAAGACTTTAAGTCCAAGTTCATTCCTTGA
- a CDS encoding DUF72 domain-containing protein, with protein MRVYVGCSGFFYRDWVGGFYPPLLKREDYIRFYSQYFEVVEINSSFYNFPNRGTVKSMLSRTSTLKFAFKVHRIFTHNRSYTQEDVKKFLHALEPVLEEDRFIALLFQFPESFGYKEESLEYLNKLSKDFSGLPKVVEVRNKSFKKADFYQFLEEHGFSLVNTDAPKGSKFLIGPWVGVGSINYLRFHGRDPDHLYDYLYSLEELKKLKDKIKKLGDRDTYVFFNNTVKAKAVLNALQFKLLFGIRTEIPKSLENSLREKEWE; from the coding sequence TTGAGGGTTTATGTAGGTTGTAGTGGCTTCTTTTACAGAGATTGGGTGGGAGGGTTTTACCCTCCCCTTTTAAAAAGGGAGGATTATATAAGGTTCTACTCTCAGTACTTTGAAGTGGTGGAAATAAACTCCTCCTTTTATAACTTTCCCAACAGAGGCACGGTAAAAAGTATGCTTTCAAGGACCTCTACCTTGAAGTTTGCCTTTAAAGTTCATAGAATCTTTACCCATAACAGAAGCTATACGCAAGAGGATGTAAAAAAGTTCCTCCATGCCCTTGAACCAGTCCTTGAAGAGGATAGGTTTATAGCTTTGCTTTTCCAGTTTCCAGAGAGCTTTGGATATAAGGAAGAAAGCCTTGAGTATTTAAATAAACTTTCAAAGGATTTTAGTGGTTTGCCAAAGGTGGTAGAGGTAAGGAATAAAAGCTTCAAAAAGGCAGATTTTTACCAATTTTTAGAGGAACATGGCTTTTCTCTTGTAAACACCGATGCGCCAAAGGGTAGCAAGTTTTTGATAGGTCCATGGGTTGGTGTGGGTAGCATAAATTACCTTAGATTTCATGGAAGGGACCCAGACCACCTTTATGACTACCTTTATTCCTTGGAAGAGCTTAAAAAGCTAAAGGATAAAATTAAAAAGCTTGGGGACAGGGACACTTACGTATTTTTCAACAACACCGTAAAGGCAAAAGCGGTGCTTAACGCCTTACAGTTTAAACTTCTCTTTGGCATAAGGACAGAAATACCTAAAAGCTTGGAGAATTCTTTAAGAGAAAAGGAATGGGAGTGA
- a CDS encoding tetratricopeptide repeat protein, whose translation MREISRDARELLEKALKEHMAGNFKEAIELYQQSIEIQPTAEAYTYMGWAYSMLGDLETAIDLCLKAIEIDPEFGNPYNDIGSYLIALGRPDEAIPWLKRAISAKRYEPRHYPHMNLAKVYLMKGMFKDALIEVENAIRLAPDYKPAHILRHQILAMLN comes from the coding sequence ATGAGAGAAATAAGCAGAGACGCAAGGGAGCTTTTGGAAAAGGCTCTAAAAGAGCATATGGCTGGGAACTTTAAGGAAGCCATAGAGCTTTATCAACAGTCCATAGAGATACAGCCCACAGCGGAGGCATATACATATATGGGTTGGGCTTACAGCATGCTTGGCGACCTTGAAACTGCAATAGACCTTTGTCTTAAGGCCATAGAGATAGACCCAGAATTTGGAAACCCTTATAACGACATAGGCTCTTACCTTATAGCTTTGGGAAGACCGGATGAAGCCATTCCTTGGCTAAAGAGGGCCATATCTGCCAAAAGGTATGAACCAAGGCACTATCCTCATATGAACTTGGCAAAGGTTTATCTAATGAAGGGTATGTTTAAGGATGCTTTGATTGAAGTAGAAAACGCCATAAGGTTGGCTCCAGATTATAAGCCAGCCCATATACTAAGACACCAGATATTGGCTATGTTAAACTAA
- the smpB gene encoding SsrA-binding protein SmpB, with the protein MPKSSGEFTVAYNKEAKAEYDIIETYEAGIVLEGPEVKALRSKQTVSFKDSFVRIENGEAWLHNLYIAPYRYATIKPPDPLRKRKLLLHKREILRLMGKVKEKGYTIIPLRVYFKNGKAKVEIALARGKKAHDRREEIRQRDLERQLRRELKEGKLKL; encoded by the coding sequence ATGCCAAAAAGCTCTGGAGAGTTTACAGTAGCCTACAACAAGGAGGCAAAGGCCGAATACGATATTATAGAGACCTATGAGGCTGGCATAGTCCTTGAAGGCCCTGAGGTAAAGGCTTTGAGGAGCAAACAAACAGTTTCCTTTAAAGATAGCTTTGTAAGGATAGAAAATGGAGAAGCTTGGCTACATAACCTTTATATAGCTCCTTATAGGTATGCTACCATAAAGCCACCAGACCCTCTAAGGAAAAGAAAGCTTCTTCTTCACAAAAGGGAGATACTTAGGTTAATGGGAAAGGTAAAAGAAAAAGGTTATACCATAATACCCTTAAGGGTATATTTCAAAAACGGAAAGGCAAAGGTAGAAATAGCCTTGGCGAGGGGTAAAAAGGCTCATGACAGAAGGGAAGAAATAAGACAGAGAGACCTGGAAAGACAGCTAAGAAGGGAGTTAAAAGAAGGCAAGTTAAAACTATAA
- a CDS encoding sel1 repeat family protein — translation MLNKGLLKWVLVGGFVSGILGAKAQDIKSLEQACERGDAKSCMELGNMYAEGKGIKQDYAKAISFYKKACALANTGGNQCKMFVKKDRKRVLSHKNHGQKSMALQRKQKHSTVSTIKEEQPSTTVLSAGLSQEGITIEKNINIKELYEKACNMGNSMACYKLGDMHYYGKDVKQDYEEALEYYQKACRMGNSLACYKLGDMYYYGLVKNGDLLAMSEFLYQRACTLGNSMACHKLGEISYYINQDLQKALENYQKACNFGDPNGCYKLATIQAEVISRENRYIKAIEFYQRACNLGNTNACIDLANIYLEGKGNQRNIPRAMDLLQKACSMDNPMACASLGNLYIEAKGDQRNYSKAVELLRKACDGGNAFACGRLGLMYVNGNGVMRDYSKAVVLLEKACNMGNALACADLGNIYSLGLVEK, via the coding sequence ATGCTTAATAAGGGCCTTTTAAAGTGGGTTCTGGTTGGGGGGTTTGTAAGTGGCATCCTTGGTGCAAAAGCTCAGGATATAAAAAGCCTTGAACAAGCTTGTGAAAGGGGCGATGCCAAGAGTTGTATGGAGCTTGGCAACATGTATGCAGAAGGAAAGGGTATTAAACAAGACTATGCAAAGGCTATAAGTTTTTACAAAAAGGCTTGCGCCTTGGCTAATACTGGCGGAAACCAGTGCAAGATGTTTGTAAAAAAGGATAGGAAGAGAGTTTTAAGCCATAAAAACCATGGCCAAAAATCTATGGCTTTGCAAAGAAAACAAAAGCATTCTACTGTAAGTACAATCAAAGAGGAACAACCATCTACAACTGTTTTATCCGCTGGCTTGTCGCAAGAAGGAATAACAATAGAAAAGAACATAAACATAAAAGAACTATATGAGAAGGCTTGTAATATGGGAAACAGTATGGCATGTTATAAGCTTGGAGACATGCACTATTATGGTAAGGACGTAAAGCAAGACTATGAAGAAGCTTTGGAATATTATCAAAAGGCATGTAGGATGGGAAATTCCTTAGCTTGCTATAAACTTGGAGATATGTATTATTATGGTCTGGTTAAAAACGGAGACCTTTTGGCTATGTCAGAATTCCTTTATCAGAGGGCATGCACCTTAGGAAACAGTATGGCATGCCATAAGCTTGGAGAAATTAGCTACTACATAAACCAGGACCTTCAAAAGGCTTTGGAAAACTATCAAAAGGCGTGCAACTTTGGAGACCCAAATGGATGTTATAAGCTGGCCACCATTCAAGCGGAGGTAATAAGCAGAGAAAATAGATACATAAAGGCTATAGAGTTTTATCAAAGGGCTTGCAACCTTGGCAATACAAACGCATGCATTGATTTAGCAAACATATACTTAGAAGGGAAGGGCAATCAAAGGAATATACCCAGAGCCATGGACCTACTTCAAAAGGCTTGTAGTATGGATAATCCTATGGCCTGCGCAAGCCTTGGGAACCTGTATATAGAGGCAAAGGGTGATCAGAGGAATTATTCTAAGGCTGTGGAGCTTCTCAGAAAGGCTTGTGATGGTGGAAATGCCTTTGCCTGTGGTAGGCTTGGCCTAATGTATGTTAATGGTAATGGTGTAATGCGTGATTATTCTAAGGCTGTGGTCCTTTTGGAAAAGGCTTGCAATATGGGCAATGCTTTGGCTTGTGCAGACCTCGGAAATATATACAGCTTAGGTCTTGTAGAAAAATAA
- a CDS encoding aspartate kinase yields MKILVVKFGGTSVGSLERIENAAKRVLQKLKEGYRVVVVSSAMAGETDRLINLAKQIDPLPPERELDMLISTGEQQAIALFAMTLQKLGVPAISLCGWQVPIITDEVHTKARIRKIGVQRLKNLLNEGYTPVVAGFQGVTEDWEITTLGRGGSDLSAVALAYALGADCEIYTDVEGVFTADPRIVPNAKKIPVISYEEMLEMASLGAKVMQARSIEFAMKYNVRIHVRSSFNDSEGTWIVPEEEVMEKSVVRAITLERNESRITVVRVPDRPGIAYKIFKALGDAHIVVDMIVQNVSHQGYTDMSFTVNKADALRAEEIVRRVAKEIEAQEVVRDDKIAKVSVVGIGMRSSYGTAAKMFEVLYKNNINIMAISTSEIKISCLIEDKYGELAVRELHSAFIEEGEEVKVINES; encoded by the coding sequence ATGAAAATTTTGGTGGTTAAGTTTGGTGGAACATCCGTTGGAAGCCTGGAAAGGATTGAAAACGCTGCCAAAAGGGTGCTTCAAAAGCTAAAAGAAGGCTACAGGGTAGTGGTAGTATCATCCGCCATGGCGGGTGAAACAGATAGGCTTATAAACCTTGCAAAACAGATAGACCCCTTACCACCAGAAAGAGAGTTGGACATGCTTATCTCCACAGGAGAACAGCAAGCTATTGCCCTATTTGCCATGACCCTTCAAAAGTTGGGCGTTCCAGCCATAAGCCTGTGTGGTTGGCAGGTGCCCATAATAACCGATGAAGTTCATACAAAGGCAAGGATAAGAAAGATAGGCGTGCAAAGGTTAAAAAACCTTTTGAATGAAGGCTATACGCCTGTGGTGGCTGGCTTTCAGGGTGTAACGGAAGATTGGGAGATAACCACCCTTGGAAGGGGAGGTTCGGACCTGTCCGCCGTAGCCTTGGCCTACGCCCTTGGTGCAGACTGTGAAATATACACGGACGTGGAAGGTGTTTTTACAGCAGACCCGAGGATAGTTCCAAACGCAAAGAAGATTCCTGTAATATCCTACGAGGAGATGCTTGAAATGGCTTCCCTTGGCGCCAAGGTGATGCAGGCAAGAAGCATAGAGTTTGCTATGAAATACAATGTAAGAATACATGTAAGAAGCTCCTTTAACGATAGTGAAGGGACTTGGATAGTTCCCGAGGAGGAAGTTATGGAGAAGAGCGTTGTAAGGGCTATAACCTTAGAGAGGAACGAATCAAGGATAACGGTAGTAAGGGTGCCAGACAGACCAGGCATAGCCTATAAGATCTTTAAGGCCTTGGGTGATGCCCATATAGTGGTGGATATGATAGTGCAGAACGTATCCCATCAAGGCTACACAGATATGTCCTTTACGGTAAACAAGGCAGACGCCCTAAGGGCGGAGGAGATAGTGAGAAGGGTTGCCAAAGAGATAGAGGCCCAGGAGGTGGTAAGGGATGACAAGATAGCCAAGGTCTCTGTGGTAGGCATAGGCATGAGAAGCTCCTATGGCACGGCGGCCAAGATGTTTGAAGTGCTATACAAGAACAACATAAACATAATGGCCATATCCACATCGGAGATAAAGATATCATGCCTTATAGAGGATAAGTATGGAGAGCTTGCCGTAAGGGAGCTTCACTCAGCCTTTATAGAAGAGGGAGAAGAGGTAAAAGTGATTAATGAGTCTTGA